In the genome of Zobellia nedashkovskayae, the window GGATCAACACCATCTTCTCTAATCATTCTATGGATAGACCATTGAGCTAGAGACAATTTAAAGAAAGGTTCTATGACCGTTTCTGCTCCTTCTGAAGTAGCATCAATTACTTTTTCTCCCTTTTTTGTCTCCTTACATGCAGCGAATCCTAAGATTGAAAATGCTAAACCGGCTTGAGAACTGTTTCTTATAAAGTTTCTTCTTTTCATTATTCGTGATTAGTTTATTGAAATTTAAGGATTTGGAGGTAGATTACTCTTAAATATGCCACCTTAACAAGATGTATAGCGATTAAATGTAGAAAATTAATTTAATATTTAATAAATTTAGGGACTAAACAATTTTGTACATGAGCAAATTTTATTACAACGAAGAGCAGGAGTCTTACGATGCGATTGTGGTAGGAACAGGTATAAGTGGAGGCTGGGCAGCAAAAGAGCTGTGTGAAGCCGGACTAAAAACCTTGGTACTGGAGCGCGGACGTATGGTGACGCACATCGAAGATTATGAAACTGCGAACATGGACCCTTGGGACTTCCCTAATGCAGGAAAGCCAACAAAAGAGGACATCGCAAAACAGGAAAAACAAAACCGAACGGGTTATACGACCAATGCTGCCAGTAAGATGTGGTTCGTGAACGATCTAAAACACCCCTATAATGAAATTCAACGTTTCGATTGGATGCGAGGCTACCATGTAGGTGGGCGTTCATTACAGTGGGGGCGTCAGAGTTACCGCTGGAGCGACATTGATTTTGGAGCAAATAAAAAAGACGGTATCGCCGTAGATTGGCCGGTACGTTATAAAGATATTGAACCTTGGTATGCAAAAGTTGAGGACTTTATTGGTGTTAGTGGCGAAGCGTTAGACCTTCCACAATTACCGGATAGTAACTTTTTACCACAAATGGATTTAAACTGTGTTGAAGAACACTTTAAAGCCAAGGTAGGTGAAGAGTTTGATGGCCGTGCTGTAACTGTTGGTAGAGTTGCCCATATTACCGGCACTAAAAACTTTGACGGTCGTACAAAATGTCAATACAGAAACAGATGTATTAGAGGGTGTCCTTTTGGAGGATATTTCAGTAGCCTTTCTTCTACGTTGCCTGCAGCAGAAGCTACCGGAAACATGACATTACGCCCAGATTCTATTGTTCATGAAGTTATTTATGACCCAGAAACAAAATTAGCTACCGGTGTTAAGGTTATAGATAGAGTTACTAAAGAAGCTCATGAGTTTAAAGCAAAGGTTATTTTCCTTTGTGCTTCATCCATAGCTTCTACTTCTATATTAATGCAATCAAAATCCGACGAATTTCCTAATGGTATGGGTAATGCTTCTGACCAATTGGGTCGTAACATTATGGATCACCATTTAGGTGTAGGTGCTTCTGGTAAATTTGATGGTTTTGATGATAAATACTATAAAGGTAGAAGACCTAATGGTGTTTACATTCCAAGATTTAGGAATATTGGCGGTGATACCGAAAGAAAAGACTACAAGCGTGGCTTTGGTTACCAAGGTGGTGCAAGTAGAGGAGACTGGGAAGATTTAGTTGCCGAACTATCTTACGGAAAAGAATTAAAAGATGCCGTTTTAAAACCAGGCGGATGGACTATTGGTATTGGTGGATTTGGTGAGGTACTTCCTTACGAAGACAACCGAATGACCCTTGACTATGAAAAATTAGATGATTGGGGATTACCTACCATTACATTTGATGCTGGCTTCAAAGAAAACGAATTAAATATGCGTAAGGACATGATGCAATCTGCCATAGACATGCTTGAAAAAGCTGGTGTGAAAGATGTTAAAGGTCACGATCGCGAAACTGGCTTAGGTCTGGGCATACACGAAATGGGTACTGCCCGTATGGGTAGAGACAGAAAAACATCTGTATTAAATGGCAACAACCAAGTACATGATGTTCCTAACGTTTACGTAACCGATGGTTCATTTATGACTTCTGCAAGTTGTGTAAACCCATCATTAACCTATATGGCATTTACAGCAAGGGCTGCAGATCATGCTGTAAAACAACTTAAAAAAGGAAACATATAATGGATAGAAGAAAAGCACTCAAGAATATGGGTATGGCGTTGGGTTACACCGTTGCCACCCCAACTTTGCTAAGTATTGTTCAAAGTTGTAAAAATGAGACCGTACTAGAATGGACTCCTGAGTTTTTTACTAAGGACCAAGGAGCGGTATTGACAAAATTGGTAGATATTATTCTTCCAAAAACAGATACCCCTTCTGCTTCTGAAACGCAAGTAAACATTTTCATTGATCGCTTTGCTGATCAGGTAATGGAAAAGGAACAACAAGATTTCTTTAAAATGTCTATGGATCGGTTTATTGAAAAAGCGTTGAAAGATGTTGGCAAAGAGAAAGCTGCTGATTTAACTCCTGAAGAATTGGAACCTGTTCTTGCTGCTGCTCTAAAGGTGACGAAAGAAGACCAGGTGACAAATAATTTAGCTGTCAAACAATATAATGAGGCGATAGCCGAAGGAAAAGAAGCCCTTCTTGATGATGGTATTGCTCGTTTTGCTTTTGCAAACAACTTAAGAGGAATGACAATTTGGGGTTACAAAACCTCTGAATATGTTGGCGAAAAAGTTTTAGCCTACCTGCCTATTCCTGGTGAATATATTGCTTGTGCAGACACACAAGAATTGACTGGCGGAAAAGCTTGGTCACTCTAACATAACAACAATAGTATTTAGAAAAAGAGCCGTTGGTAAATTACTATTTACTTGCGGCTCTTTTTTATTTTTTTATTACACTCTCAACCCTATACACAAAATGAAAAGAAGAAATTTTATTCAAAAAACAGCATTGACAGGTGGTGCTATTTCTTTGGGGGGCAATTTTGCCTATTCCAATTTAACCGGCAACCCATTAAAATCACATAAATTCAATCTTAACTATGCTCCGCATTTGGGTATGTTCAAAGAATTGGCCGGCGATGACCCCATTGACCAAATTAACTTTATGGCAGACCAAGGTTTTACTGCATTTGAAGATAATGGCATGATGAAGCGCGATGTTGCCCTGCAGACCAAAATGGGAGAAACTCTTGCAAAAAGAGGTATGACCATGGGTGTTTTTGTTGTAGACAAAGGCGGTAATATGAAAAATACACTGGCTGCTGGAAAACAAGAGTACATTGATATTTTTTTAGATGGATGTAGAAGAGCTGTGGAAACAGCAAAACGTGTGAATGCTAAATGGATGACCGTTGTACCTGGTGGCTTTGAAAGAAAACTACCCATAGGCGTACAAGACGGTAATGTCATTGAAGCCTTAAAAAGA includes:
- a CDS encoding hydroxypyruvate isomerase family protein; the encoded protein is MKRRNFIQKTALTGGAISLGGNFAYSNLTGNPLKSHKFNLNYAPHLGMFKELAGDDPIDQINFMADQGFTAFEDNGMMKRDVALQTKMGETLAKRGMTMGVFVVDKGGNMKNTLAAGKQEYIDIFLDGCRRAVETAKRVNAKWMTVVPGGFERKLPIGVQDGNVIEALKRGAEILEPHGLTMVLEPLSDSPDLYLQNSDQTYMICKGVDSPSCKILFDIYHMQKTEGHLIHNMELTWDEIAYIQIGDNPGRKEPTTGEINYKNVFKWIHEKGYNGVLGMEHGNSKDGKAGEQAVIDAYIQEDSFL
- a CDS encoding GMC oxidoreductase; translation: MSKFYYNEEQESYDAIVVGTGISGGWAAKELCEAGLKTLVLERGRMVTHIEDYETANMDPWDFPNAGKPTKEDIAKQEKQNRTGYTTNAASKMWFVNDLKHPYNEIQRFDWMRGYHVGGRSLQWGRQSYRWSDIDFGANKKDGIAVDWPVRYKDIEPWYAKVEDFIGVSGEALDLPQLPDSNFLPQMDLNCVEEHFKAKVGEEFDGRAVTVGRVAHITGTKNFDGRTKCQYRNRCIRGCPFGGYFSSLSSTLPAAEATGNMTLRPDSIVHEVIYDPETKLATGVKVIDRVTKEAHEFKAKVIFLCASSIASTSILMQSKSDEFPNGMGNASDQLGRNIMDHHLGVGASGKFDGFDDKYYKGRRPNGVYIPRFRNIGGDTERKDYKRGFGYQGGASRGDWEDLVAELSYGKELKDAVLKPGGWTIGIGGFGEVLPYEDNRMTLDYEKLDDWGLPTITFDAGFKENELNMRKDMMQSAIDMLEKAGVKDVKGHDRETGLGLGIHEMGTARMGRDRKTSVLNGNNQVHDVPNVYVTDGSFMTSASCVNPSLTYMAFTARAADHAVKQLKKGNI
- a CDS encoding gluconate 2-dehydrogenase subunit 3 family protein codes for the protein MDRRKALKNMGMALGYTVATPTLLSIVQSCKNETVLEWTPEFFTKDQGAVLTKLVDIILPKTDTPSASETQVNIFIDRFADQVMEKEQQDFFKMSMDRFIEKALKDVGKEKAADLTPEELEPVLAAALKVTKEDQVTNNLAVKQYNEAIAEGKEALLDDGIARFAFANNLRGMTIWGYKTSEYVGEKVLAYLPIPGEYIACADTQELTGGKAWSL